In the Atribacterota bacterium genome, CCTGAATAAAGGTAAGGTGAATATACTTTGCAATAAAAAAGTTATTGATATTGAACTGATTGAGGAGGATTTGCAAAAATTTAAAATAATTATAAACGAGACAAAAATACAGGAAATAATTTCTGACAAAATTATTATATGCACCGGCGGAAAATCATATCCACAAACAGGTTCAACCGGGGATGGATATGCCTGGGCAAAAAAATTTGGGCATAAGGTTAACAAGACCTTACCGGCATTAAACCCGGTGAGGATTTCTGAATCCTGGGTTCAGGAACTGCAGGGACTTACTTTGAAAAATATTTCTCTTCATTTGTATCAGGGCGGTAAAAAGCGTGATGAAAGATTTGGAGAGATGCTCTTTACCCATTTTGGGGTAAGTGGACCTATTGTTATGGATATGAGCAAACATATTGGTCAACTGTTAAAAAAAGGCGATGTGAAGTTATGGTTGGATTTAAAACCCGCTCTAAGTTTTAAAAAATTAGATGAAAGAATAAGGAGAGATTTTTTAGAATTTAAGGGCAGGATGTTTAAAAACTCTTTAAAAAAACTTCTCCCTTCTTCTATGATAGAATTAATAGTCAGGCTTTCCGGAATAGATGGAGAAAAAAAAGTAGACTATATTTCCAAAGATGAAAGAAACAGATTATTACACTTGTTGAAAGAACTGGAATTAACTCCTACAGAGTTATTAGGATATCAGTGGTCTGTTGTGACCAGCGGTGGTGTAGACTTAAGGGATGTGGACCCGAATTCTATGTGTTCAAAAAAGATTAATAATCTCTATTTTGCAGGAGAGATTTTAGATTTAGATGGTCCCTCAGGGGGATTCAATTTACAAGTATGCTGGAGCACCGGTTATCTTGCCGGAGATAGTGCAGCAGGAAGGAAAAAGGCATGTCAGTAAGAAAAATATTTATTTTAATTATCATTATTATCACAGGTCTTTTTTTATTGACCGGACTG is a window encoding:
- a CDS encoding NAD(P)/FAD-dependent oxidoreductase; translation: MTSVKGDNSYDIAVIGGGPAGMIAAGRAAELGSRVILIEKNNLLGKKLLITGKGRCNFTHYELDRDKLAIHFGKNGRFLYGALDRFGVSDVLNFFQSRGVEWAIERGNRVFPADGDARTVLNVLTQYLNKGKVNILCNKKVIDIELIEEDLQKFKIIINETKIQEIISDKIIICTGGKSYPQTGSTGDGYAWAKKFGHKVNKTLPALNPVRISESWVQELQGLTLKNISLHLYQGGKKRDERFGEMLFTHFGVSGPIVMDMSKHIGQLLKKGDVKLWLDLKPALSFKKLDERIRRDFLEFKGRMFKNSLKKLLPSSMIELIVRLSGIDGEKKVDYISKDERNRLLHLLKELELTPTELLGYQWSVVTSGGVDLRDVDPNSMCSKKINNLYFAGEILDLDGPSGGFNLQVCWSTGYLAGDSAAGRKKACQ